The following is a genomic window from Haliaeetus albicilla chromosome 13, bHalAlb1.1, whole genome shotgun sequence.
tttgggggaaCATCCTTCACCTTGGGGATATCCCTTCCCTGGGGACCTTCCCTTCCATgggagacacccccccccacctaGGGGACCCTTACCTGCCTGCCTTGGGGACCCAGATTGGGGACACCCTGTCCCCGGGCCACCCTCTTGGGGACATCCCCGTCTTGGGAGcaccctcagccctggggacagACAGGGATGTCCCTCCCGTGGGGACACCCACCTCGGGGAGCCCCATCGGACCTTTCCGGAAGCGCCTCCCCCCATCCTGGTGGCAGCAGGTGGGGCACGGCGGGGGGTGACAGCAGTGTCCCCATCTCTCCAGACCTTCCCGCCGGGGCCCTATGCCACCCCCCAGAGCTATGGGGGCACCTTTGGGACCCCCCCGGCCGGAGCCCTCCCCCCTGGAGGGGCCAACTACAGCCAGATGCCGCCTGGCTCCTTCATCACTGGTGAGCACCTGGATgggtggggggacaccccaACACCTGGGTCcgtgggtgggggggtgtcccagggCAGCTGGGTCCCTGGTGGGGTGGGTCCGGATGCCTGGGTTCTTGGGTGGGGGGtctggacacctgggtcctcGAGCACAGGAGGGTCCCGGACACCTGGGTGCCACAAAGGGGGTGTCCCAGGGCACCTCGGTCCTTGGGTGGGGGGTCCTGGATGCCCGGGTCCTGGAGTGGGGGGGCGGGTgtcccagatgcctgggtccatgggtggggggtccctgggtgcATGGATCTATCAGAGAAGGGTGCCTGCGTCCCAGGGAGGGGGGTGCCTCGGATGCgtgggtccctgggggggtgggtgtctggaccccccaccccagacacctgggtcctcccccccctcaccccgcAGCCGCCGCCAACGGCCCCCCAGTGCTGGTGAAACGGGAGCGCGAGGCCGAAGGGCCGGAGAAGAAGGAGCCGCGTGGGGGCGAAGTCATCTGTATCGACGACTGAggggggggggccgtggggggccccccccaacacccccgCTCCCCCacccggggctgccccccccccacacccccgcCCCCGATCTGCCCCCAATCCGGAGGCGGTGGCAgccggcggagggggggggcccCCACACTGCCAGAAATGCCTCGTTTCACCCTAAATCCGGTGCGGGGGTGGggcagcacccaggggtgcGGGTGTTTCGGGGGGTGACGAGGACCACTGCAACtataaatatgaatatatatatatatccccGGTGGTGGGGGGGATCCCGGTGTCCGGGTGGCCCCGGTGTCCTCTCCGGGGTCCCCCGGTGTCCCCAGggccccccctccctcccgccccgggGCTCGGGCACTTGTTTAACCGCAGCAGAATAAAACCCGGTTCCTTGGCTACGGCACCCGGCTCCGCTCGTCCCTCGGCGTCACCGTCACCCATGGGGATGGTGACTGGGAGGCTCGCCGCTGTGGGGACGGTCACCTGTCACGGTCGTAGGGATGGCCGCGGTCATGGACAGCATGGGGATGGTCAACTGGGTGGTCTTGGCCACCAGAAGTCATGGGGACAGTCACTGGTATAGTCATGGGGACGGCTACAGTCGTGGCCACCATGGGAATGGTTAGCCGTGTGATCGTGGCCTCCAGCGTGGTCATAGGGTTGGTCACCAGCGTGGTCAAGGCCGCTGGCCATGGCCACCATGGGGATGGCCGCCAGCTTGGCCATCGGTGCTGCCATGGGGACCGTCATCCCGGTGGTCACAGTCATAGGGATTGTCACCAGCAGAGTCACGGGGACAGCACAGCCACAGTGACCAGTGTGACTGTGGTGGCATCACGAGGGCAACCATCACGGCCATGGTGACCTAACGGCCTTTGGGGACACCATGAGGCCCTGTGGGGACACCGTGAGCCCTTTGGGGACATGATGTGacagctggctgctgcctggAGGGGGTAAGGGACAGACAgagggatgaggatggggatggaggaacgagaggacagagggacagatggacagatacagggatggatggatggatgaagaGTATTGGGTACCAGaggatggacagacagatgAGGTGAGgcgggaggaagggaagggggtgggggggtctgggtgggtGTCGCCCATTTGCGGTGCTGTGCTGGGCCGGCGCTGGGTCTAAAAGCACCCAACCCCTTCCCAGGGGATCCAGGCAGCCAGGAGACCCCgttgtccccatccccatgtccccaggcaTCTGGGGACCCCAGCTTCTCAAGCCCTTGTGTCCCCAAGTGCCGTCCCCATGTTGGACCTCCTGGGGTCCTTTCCAACTAGGATGATCCCAGGGGATGCAGGGGTTCTGTGGGGGGGACAGAAGGAGCTCATCGCAATTTTCTGGCCCTTAAGCCCCCCCCAGGGTGCTCACCCATGGGTTGCAACAACCAAAGATGGTTCATCCCAGAGTTCCATCACCATTTGGGGTGGTCAACCCTGGGAGAACATCCCACCTTGGGGTGGTTAACCTTAGGGCGCAGGAAACAGGGTACCCAACACCCTTGGGGTGGTAAACCCCAGGGTCCCATCAGTCCTTGGGCCCCTCACGCTCAAAGTCGTTAACTGTGAGGGCTCATCACGCTGGTGATCCATCAACGATGGGTGGTTAATCCTGGGGGGCCATCAGCCGGGACCCAGCGACCCCTCCCATACCTGGGTGGCCAGgactgaaagctgttggtggCCACCCCCCAACCTGCCCTTGGTAGCCCCTTCACCCCACCAACACCGGGGCTCTGCGCTTGTTCTACCACCCAACCctcaccctgcagcccccccccccccagaccccactGAGGTCTCCCATGCTGCACGGCGGTCGTCTCCCCTTGAGCAAAGATGGTCTCCCAAGGTCACCCCTCGAGGCTGAGGGTCACCTCAGCCGGCATCCGATATCCGCAACGGGGTGAGTGATGTTTTATATTAGATCTAAAATGATATTGTGTGATAGCAACATTTATATATGCAGCTTTGGCTTAATTAAGTGTAGTAAGTAGTAGAGTGTTTGACCACCGTCGAAATTATCTTCTAAATCATCATCTAAATTATCATGTAAATCATTGTCAAATCACTGTTTAATTACCATTCAATTATTGCCTAATCACCATTTGATTAGCGTTTAATTTTCATTCAATCATCGCTTCATTAGCCTTTGATCGTCGCTTAATCGTTAATAAAACCCCTTTAGTTAACCCTGCCAACGATGGCTTCTCTCAATAATTCACCTCATCGGCGTAGCCGGCAGGATGGCGGATTCGACCGCTGACGATTTACGGCGGCACGGAGTGAGCCCTCGTTGGAAGGTGGGGATGGAGATTATTTGGGAGGACCCCGACCAAGAACTTAGCCAGGAGAATGGATTAGATGAATCggaataattttattattaaaccTGAGGTATCTGCTGCCAACCGCAGAAATACCGTGAAGACCATTCCACAGAATCCCCTTCAACTGGCTGATGTGCCGGGACAATGCAGCGACGTGGCGCATCGCCGTCACTGGAGACGACCGTATTGACTTAGACCAAGACGAAGCGGACGGCTTTTGAGGACCGGGAGCATCCTCGACCGAGGGAGCAGCCCCTAACACCGAACCGCGCTCTACCACGTGCCGAGTGGCGTTTTGGGTGGGGGGCAAAGACCCTTGGGATGGCGGCGGGGAGCCCACTGCTGTACCAGTAAGACCATTAAGTAAGTGAACTTTCTACTGCCCCTGTAGACCCTCAAGCCATGAGACTGCTGGTAAGGGGAGCCCTTGCTGTCTTAAAACCATAcctcattgcaaaaaaaaaaaaaaagggaggaaataaGGCAAAAATAACACTCAGGAGGGTCAAGATGGCCAACCCAAcctccgccccctccctgcctgggcAGAATTGATGCATGGCATCGTCAATCATAAATCAATGTTGCGGTGGTTATAACTGCCCTAGCAAAAAGACAAATTCTCTCCCAGACGTGCTCCCTGGATAATTCTCCAGCGTGGCCAATAAAAAAACCAGACGGGAGATGGCGCTTAATCATAGATGCTAGAAAGTTTACTGCAGACATCGCTCCTCTTGCAGATATTGCTGCATGAACCGCCACCTGCCAAGCAGCCGTTCGCCCCTGGATGGCAGCACttgatgtaaaaaaaagaaaaaaaaaacaaaaaaccaacacccaAACCCATGTTATTTatggtgctgctgcaggaggataaaagaaaattcccttttttctgGGATGAGATGGAATTTACTTTGAACAGCCAATAAGCTGTTCACTACTATATTACATACTTATTCACCCACTATAGCTCAGGCAGTGCTGGCTGACCAGTTGCAAACTGAATTTCTCCAGAAGTTTAAGTTggaattgtttaataaaacCTATAACGCTGACTTAATAATTCCCCTGCGATGCCACGGCTTTGAGATCAGCCCAGCATGGTCCTGGAAGGGGGTGGTCCTAAGCCAAAGGTTTCTGTGAGGCTGGTTGGATTCCGGGATTGATTACGATGGATTTGGGAAGGAGAACAGCAGGAGACACGAGTGCCGTAGGGCTGGGACTGGAGATGGACCTTCTGGAAGCGCAGGTGGCCCACGGGATGGGCAAACGGGGCACCTACTTGAAGGATTTCATAAACAGAGATATAAATAGGGTATAAATCGGATAAACTGGGAGATAAATGGGATAGTAAAGAGCCCTGGCTCTACCACAGGTGGAAGTATAAAGtccagcccagcagagctgggctcagccttgctttctctccttccctggtCCCTTATGGCCCTGGGTGAAAGCTCAGGTGCCCTCCGTGTCTCCCCAGCTGCATTCGCATCCTTCCCCGTTCCCTTCCAGGGGCGTTCAGATCTTCACCCCATTGTCCCAAAGGGCCCAGTTGCCCTCCCTTGCCCAAAAAAAGCAGATTCCTTTCCATAGCAGCCATGGAAAAGATTCCCAAGGGAAGGCCCTGCAGACGGCCCCTCGGCTTCCAGGAGCACGTTGGGCTAATGCCGGAGCCACGGCCAACTGTAAAACCTCTTCTCCCCCTCgttcataattaaaaaaagccaacactCTTCTGCAACATCTCTGttggttttattcctctttttcctGATCATTCTAGCCAGGGCCTCTCCGGTCGAGGAGAGCATCATGTTGAGCTGGTCTCCTCGCCCATCAGTTGGGTCAAACCAAGAGATGTTCATTGAGGGACACCTCAAGCAGGCTGGCCTCAGAGCTCCGGGTCTCTAATACCACCTTCGGAGGTTGTTCCAGCACTGGCCAGAATTTCTCAAGCCTAAACGTCACTATTTTGGCCATTTTGGTCTTGGTGACGGCCGTCTGAGCACCTTGTAGGCGGGCTTCTAGAGCAGGCTGGCCTCAGAGCTCGTTGCCGATAATATGGCTATTACCGGTGTTTCGAAGGTCAAGGCTCCCCGAGGATGGGAGGGCTTggctttcaccctcttcctcaCTGCCATTTCAGCAAGGATTTGATCCACTATTCCTTCTTCTCCGTGGCTCTGAGGCAGTGCCTGCACTTGGCTCTGCTTTGATGTTTGGCCTTTGAGCATGGATTTGCCCTTCGGACGGCTGGTCACTGGCTGCTTTTTGGCAGAGGAGCCCTTTGGGATCTCTGACCGCTGCCTGGAAGGACACAGCGGGAGAGATCTACCTGAGGACACGATGGGTTTGGGGCCGCTCAGCCAAGGATACCCCCTGAGCTGGGACCCTCGGCCGACATACAGCggtccctgtgtccccaggcCCCACGGAGGCTCTTCTGAAGTGCTGGAGAAGATCCAGCCTTGTGAAATGGGGGGGTTCCTgccatccccatcccacccctccGGTGGGATGTTGGGCAGCGATGAAGGGCGAGTGTTTGGGGCTGGGGAATGGGCTCTTGCTGGGTcagaaaatcatagaatcagagaatagttggagttggaagggacctttaaaggtccgTCTAGTCCAACTCAATGCCCCGCCATGGTCAGGGACATCTTCCAGTAGGTAGGGTCACTCCAAGCTCCAaccaacctgaccttgaaccCTTCcaatcatagaatcagagaatggTTGGGGTTGGAACAGACCTTTGAAGGTccatccagtccaacccccaCCCCTTGCCATGgtcagggacatcttcaactcgatcaggttgctcagagccctgtccaacctgacctggaatatttccagggatggggcacctaccacctctctgggcaaaaTGACCCCATGCACACACCAGCCCTGAGCCTCCAACCTCACCTGACCCGCgacttcttcctcttcctcggCCCTGTGATTTCCCAGAACTGTGGTATTTCAGCATTAACCGCGTCTGGACtaacaggaaagggaaaaccaGGAGATCCCACTGGAAGCAGGAAAGAGAGATCTCGTCAGAAGAGCATTGCTGGGACGCTGTCGGCACCACCGACACCCAGGGGTGCTCAGGCCTCTTCCCAAAATATCGAAGAGGGACGTTCTGCTCCCCTTGCAGTCACCATCGTAGCCTCGCACTCTCCCTGACACCGGGTCTTGCCCCCATTCCCCATTTCCAACCTAATTTTCCGACTGCATCATCAGCTCCAGGTTTGGGAACAAGGAGCTGGGTGATGCCGGGGAGGTGACAGGGACTCTTTTTGGGGGAACATTGCTtggtggggagaagggggcCTTGGATCACCATCCTCCATTTTGGTGAAGCTAACGAGTCATTAGGACAAAAGGCTGTGCCGAGCTGGAGTGAAGCTTTGGCACAAGTTGGAGCCGTGTGACACTCAACTCTGGTGATTGTCCCGTCAAATGACAGAATTTGGTTGCCCATGCTATGGAaaggagctgggagctgctttACCTTTCCTGCCTTGTCCAAAAGGTGACCAGCGGTCTCTTCTCACTTTCTTGTCCTCACCGGGGCCTTGTCTCGAGGTCTTGAGAAGATCCCTGGCCAGTGGTTTGGGCACAAACTCCATTTCAAACCTGGAAACAAGGAGAAGAGGCCGACATGACCCAGAGCATCACCAGCCTTTGCCATGATCGCCTGCTCACGGGCGGATTTTGGCATTGCCGTCCATCGTTTTCCCAAGTCTACTGTGTGTTTCCCAAATCTACCATGTCCCGACCCCAAGGACAGTCCTGGGAAATGGAGTCACCTGGCAAAGAAGTCCAGGCCACCGTGGGAAAAAAGCGTTGCCTAAATTCATCTGTCTTTCCCATCAGATCTGCCCGATGGGAGCGACTACGACGTGGGGACATCAATGACAGTCGCTGCCTGGTGTCCCTGTGGGAGGACACCCATGGTCACAAGGAGCAAATGCATCAAACAGCAGCTACGGCCGCCAATGTACTCACTCGGGAAAGATGATGATACGGCCAGAGGAGCTCAGGCTGGCCACGGGCACCACTGGGGACACCACCATGTCCAGCAGCTGGGGGACCTGCAATAGAGGAACCCAAAGATGGTAGGAGGTCTTCGGCGTGGCCAAGGCACTCAATATCAGAAGAGCCCAAAGACGGTAGGATGTCCTTGGCACGGCTGAGGCACTCGATATCGGAAGAGCCCAAAGACGGTAAATCGTCTTTGGCGTGGCCGAGGCACTCGATACCAGAGGAGCTCAAGGCAGCGAGAGTTGGTAGGACCGTAACTCTCGTCTGGACCGAGCGGCTGCCCACGTCCTGATGGGCCACGTGCAAGCAGTGCTGGGACACTGCCGTGGGACTGCCCGTGCCACGGAGAAACCAAAATGCTCACcttgaaaacagcttttcccaAGTTTTCCTTCCCGGACAACGTCTCCAGGAAGCTGTAGTAGAACTTCATTTGCACCCTCCTGCCTTCAATGAGCAACACCCCAATGTCCGTCAGGGCAAGAGCGATgttctcccctttccccaggCAGTAAGAGAGCAGGGATAGGGTGCCTTGGATGCAGCTCTCCGCTTTCTGCCGGGACACGCAGGCGGCTGCAGCCACCTTGGTGTATTTAAGGGCCTCCAGCTCTTTGTTTCCTGGAAAAACCACAAGAGGGATGGAGACGCTTACCCAGTGACCCTTCTGCAGGCGTATTGCCATCATTGCATcgcccaaaaaaacccccaaaaaacatttttggacCTGGTCTGCAGAGGGGGATTTGCTTTAGAGAAGCATCTCAGACCCAGGGAAGGGATGCAATGGCCGCGCAGCCAACCAAGGGTTTAATCCACCGTCTTACCAGGCAGGTAGGCTTTGTTGTCCGTCAGGTTGTGGACGTTCACAAGATTCCTGGCCAGGTGAAAGATGGGCTGCTGGATAATCACAGCCTCATCTCCAACCTGGACCTGTTTAGGGACAGTATCGAAGGAGCCGAGCGTGGGAATCCGGACTCCctgcaaatggaaaagaaggGTTGAAGGGTGACAACTGGCCGGACGGAGAGTTGGAGGTGGCCCTGTCCAGGGATGGTGCTTCAAGGTTGGatcctgcctgctcctgctgctgggacagCGGGGAGAACTTTGGGAAGCAGCCCAAGGGTCTCCAGCGACCGGGATCAGCCCTACAGCACCACACCACCTaccagaggtgctaccacccTTGCACAAGCCCTGTTTTTCCATCAGTGGGATTTTTGGGATGGGTTTCCTGCTtttggaggaggggaagagtaACTGCAGGGTCATGGGGACTCCCCACCTTGTGCAGCAAGAGCTGTTCTTGAACGTAGCCGGCCATGGCGTCCCAGATGGCTGTTCgctctggaaaagaaaggaaaatcgGGTCACGCTTCATGTCCGCCGGCTCTCAACCCTCCAACAACCCCCAAGCCGTGGTGAGGTGGCGGATCCACCCTCTCATCACCGTCCCCGGTCCCAAATGGCGACGGCCCTGAGATGGCTGCAGTGCCGAGCCTTGCCCACACGCAACGCCGCAACCGTTGGTCATCGCAACGCTCCGGCGGTGGCTGTGGACGGCTGTACCTTCAGCGGTGATGCTGGGCATAATGAAGGCGTGCTCCATCCCGTCCCAGAAGTTCATCTTGGTCTGTCTCATGCCGGCGGATCACTCCTTAGACCAACAGACATGTAGGAGCTCATCCCGGCGTTCGTCCTACATCCGTAGGGTGCAGGACCCACCACCCTGCGGCTCCTTTTatatgcccccccccccggcagccaTGTCACAGGCCCATTGTGACACCGTGGTGACACGGCCGCTGCTGATTGATGGGCTGGTCATGGGGATATGGCACCCACCGACCTGCTGCACTCTGTGATGGGACTCCCATCCACTCCTTCCTCCATGTCCCGTGTCCAGCTAACGTATGCCCGTGCTGTCTTGGCCCCCGAATCCTCTGCATTCTCCTCAAACCAGCAGACAGCATGTTGGGAAAATGCTCAGCCATCCCCCATTGGGCAAAATCCTTCTTTTAATCCCCCCTGTTGCCACGAACACCGGTCCTCAGGCTACAGACCCttcagagaatcatagaatcatagaatgggtGGGGGTTGGAAGTGACCTTGGAAGGTCCATCTAGGTCAACCCAACCCCCCGCCATGGTCAGGGACATCTTCCAGTAGGTAGGGCTGCTCcaagccccgtccaacctgaccctgAACCCTTCcaatcatagaatcagagaatattttgggttggaagggaccttggaAGGTCCATCCactccacccccccccgccatggtcagggacatcttcaactagaccaggtcGCTCAGAGCTCCGTCCAACCCGACCTTGActgtttccagggatggaaCAGTTAGATgatagttattttcatttagtcttaaaagaaataatacagtattttatggAAGTGGGCAAAGTACAGGAATTTTGGATACACGGGACTCTCATTCcactctttccttttctaatttGCTGGGAAATGAAGAATAGTTAGGGATGACAACACCAAGGTGAGGTTTGCCCCTTTAAATGTGTGTTTAGCCataaaagtaattcttttaGTCTCGTAAGTGTGGCATGTTTAAATAAAAACGGCCTGcatgataaaaaaaaccaaacctattTTAGTCTTATCGA
Proteins encoded in this region:
- the LOC104324563 gene encoding coiled-coil domain-containing protein 81, coding for MRQTKMNFWDGMEHAFIMPSITAEERTAIWDAMAGYVQEQLLLHKGVRIPTLGSFDTVPKQVQVGDEAVIIQQPIFHLARNLVNVHNLTDNKAYLPGNKELEALKYTKVAAAACVSRQKAESCIQGTLSLLSYCLGKGENIALALTDIGVLLIEGRRVQMKFYYSFLETLSGKENLGKAVFKVPQLLDMVVSPVVPVASLSSSGRIIIFPEFEMEFVPKPLARDLLKTSRQGPGEDKKVRRDRWSPFGQGRKVGSPGFPFPVSPDAVNAEIPQFWEITGPRKRKKSRVRQRSEIPKGSSAKKQPVTSRPKGKSMLKGQTSKQSQVQALPQSHGEEGIVDQILAEMAVRKRVKAKPSHPRGALTFETPVIAILSATSSEASLL